From Paenibacillus sp. PK3_47, the proteins below share one genomic window:
- a CDS encoding amino acid permease has product MAQTELKRELANRHVQLIAIGGTIGTGLFLGSGKAIQQAGPSIMFTYLIVGIAVFFVMRALGELLLSKAGYQSFTDIAEDYLGPRAAFITGWTYWFCWIMTAMADVIAVGVYVQYWFDIPHWVPAVICLIILLGLNLLTVKNFGELEFWFALIKVVTILALIGIGVVLLIIGFKTDAGSVTVRNLWEHGGIFPNGVTGFLFSFQMVVFAYVGVELVGVSAAETADPEKNIPSAINKIPLRILFFYVGALFVLLCINPWTQLSPAESPFVRTFSLVGIPLAAGIINFVVLTSAASACNSGMFSTSRILYNLSRKDQASAHFAKLNKNHVPGNSLFISTLVISAGALLSKLIPEQAFGIVTTISAICFIWVWGVVLVCHIKYKKTRPDLQAKSKFKAPFTPAVNYIVLALFAAILVIMLIAEDTRPALLFTPLWFILLFVLYPLNKKKKDSDNKINHTESSFR; this is encoded by the coding sequence ATGGCACAGACAGAGTTAAAAAGAGAGCTGGCTAACCGGCATGTCCAGCTGATTGCAATCGGCGGCACCATCGGTACGGGATTATTCCTGGGATCGGGAAAAGCGATTCAGCAGGCCGGACCCTCCATCATGTTCACGTATCTGATCGTGGGGATCGCCGTATTTTTTGTAATGAGGGCACTGGGTGAGCTTCTGCTCTCCAAAGCGGGCTATCAGTCCTTTACGGATATCGCCGAGGATTATCTCGGTCCCCGGGCTGCGTTCATTACCGGCTGGACGTACTGGTTCTGCTGGATTATGACGGCGATGGCCGATGTGATTGCGGTTGGCGTGTATGTGCAGTACTGGTTTGATATTCCGCATTGGGTACCGGCCGTGATCTGCCTGATTATTTTACTCGGGCTTAATCTACTGACCGTCAAAAATTTCGGGGAGCTTGAATTCTGGTTTGCGCTGATCAAGGTGGTCACGATTCTTGCGCTGATCGGCATAGGGGTTGTTTTGCTGATTATAGGGTTCAAGACAGATGCAGGCTCGGTGACGGTCCGCAATTTATGGGAGCATGGAGGGATTTTCCCGAACGGTGTGACAGGCTTTTTATTTTCCTTCCAGATGGTCGTATTCGCTTATGTCGGGGTGGAGTTAGTTGGGGTATCGGCAGCTGAAACTGCAGACCCGGAGAAAAATATCCCTTCGGCGATCAACAAAATTCCGTTGCGGATTCTGTTCTTCTACGTCGGCGCGCTGTTCGTCCTGCTGTGCATTAATCCGTGGACCCAGCTCAGTCCGGCCGAAAGCCCGTTTGTACGGACCTTCAGTCTGGTAGGGATTCCGCTTGCTGCGGGGATTATTAACTTTGTCGTCTTGACCTCGGCGGCTTCGGCCTGCAACAGCGGAATGTTCTCGACGAGCCGGATACTGTATAATCTGAGCCGGAAGGATCAGGCGTCTGCACATTTTGCCAAGCTGAATAAAAACCATGTACCCGGCAACTCGCTGTTCATCTCTACGCTGGTTATTTCCGCCGGTGCGCTTTTGAGCAAGCTTATTCCGGAGCAGGCTTTTGGCATCGTAACCACCATCAGTGCAATTTGCTTCATATGGGTGTGGGGCGTCGTCCTCGTGTGCCATATCAAATATAAGAAAACCCGCCCGGATTTGCAGGCCAAATCCAAGTTCAAGGCACCTTTTACACCTGCAGTAAATTATATCGTACTTGCACTGTTCGCAGCGATTCTCGTAATTATGCTGATTGCTGAAGATACGCGTCCGGCGTTGTTGTTTACCCCGTTATGGTTTATCCTTTTATTTGTCCTGTATCCTCTGAATAAAAAGAAAAAGGACAGCGACAATAAAATTAACCATACCGAATCTTCCTTCCGTTAG
- a CDS encoding YdeI/OmpD-associated family protein, producing the protein MAKTIVEKLNLHKFNKAAVLYTPEGEDSLAELTDYDTGLTDGPYDLIFAYVLTMESLQELVQTVIEQGYLNKGGYLYAAYPKKGNKVYPGYIHRDSLFAGVGAGEDGYIGTSSLKFARMVGLNDVFTVVGFKEEARKNTAASSRPSQRVDDYTAKIPDVENDLQDSPEALALYQSLTPGYKKDWARYVYSAVQEETREKRRAEMKSILGQGYKTMNIYRRENP; encoded by the coding sequence ATGGCTAAAACAATCGTAGAGAAGTTAAACCTGCATAAATTCAATAAGGCTGCTGTATTGTACACGCCCGAGGGTGAGGATAGTTTAGCGGAATTGACGGACTATGACACCGGGTTAACGGATGGTCCTTATGATCTCATTTTTGCGTATGTGCTTACTATGGAATCGCTCCAGGAGCTTGTGCAGACAGTGATTGAGCAGGGCTATCTTAATAAGGGAGGCTATTTGTACGCGGCTTATCCCAAAAAGGGCAACAAGGTGTATCCCGGCTATATTCACAGGGACAGCCTGTTTGCCGGAGTAGGAGCAGGTGAGGACGGCTATATCGGAACAAGCAGCCTGAAGTTTGCCCGGATGGTCGGCCTGAACGATGTGTTTACCGTTGTCGGATTCAAAGAGGAAGCCCGGAAGAACACTGCTGCATCATCCAGGCCAAGCCAGCGTGTAGATGATTATACGGCGAAGATCCCTGATGTAGAAAATGATCTGCAGGACAGCCCGGAGGCACTGGCCCTGTACCAGTCGCTTACTCCCGGCTATAAGAAGGACTGGGCCCGTTACGTGTACAGCGCCGTGCAGGAGGAAACCAGGGAGAAGCGGCGGGCAGAGATGAAGAGCATTCTGGGTCAAGGCTACAAAACCATGAATATCTATAGAAGAGAAAATCCTTAA
- a CDS encoding HAMP domain-containing sensor histidine kinase, translating to MEAVKQSKTVRLRTFFLQYLLFLSMGTIVLVVAFLGLFTLAFSANIVLPANYAENEIEAFKDKLASGSPITPDSIPKLPDNAVFSQDGRLLYGNLSTAEALHARELIAQGKNRDSDFYTAAQHGEELWIFRYTLTPQYASPLLRSILPNPQLLGVLLFIIGILLQAALLAARFGRKLTGKLAGLQEATGNIRRENLEFTVEPSGIREIDDVLASLEQMKDALQTSLKQQWELERSRREQISALAHDIKTPLTIIRGNAELLQETSQDETQREYNGFILKSAEDIEAFVQEVIDLSSLQSSAVRQQSPVNLKNFAGELEHQLRALSTGKELSTGVRGDEDIPEWIRMDKELLQRGIINILANGVEHTPPQGSVTLLIRRDADYVHFTVTDTGRGFSPAELKEAAVQFYMGDQSRSSGSHHGMGLYIAESAAQHHGGTLTLENAGPSGGAKVTLSIPAAGDCSGHL from the coding sequence GTGGAAGCTGTAAAACAAAGCAAAACTGTACGTCTGCGCACCTTTTTCCTGCAATATCTCCTGTTCCTGAGCATGGGTACGATTGTGCTGGTGGTAGCATTCCTGGGTTTGTTTACGCTGGCTTTTTCGGCCAATATTGTACTGCCTGCCAACTATGCGGAGAATGAGATTGAAGCCTTTAAGGACAAACTTGCCTCCGGCAGCCCAATTACACCGGACAGCATTCCAAAACTGCCGGATAATGCCGTGTTCAGCCAGGACGGCAGACTGCTCTACGGCAATCTGTCCACGGCCGAGGCCCTTCATGCCCGGGAGCTTATAGCGCAGGGAAAGAACCGGGACTCTGACTTCTATACCGCCGCTCAGCACGGAGAGGAGCTCTGGATCTTCCGGTATACCTTAACGCCGCAATATGCCTCCCCCCTGCTGCGCAGCATTCTGCCGAATCCGCAGCTGCTGGGCGTGCTGCTCTTCATTATTGGCATTCTGCTTCAGGCAGCGCTGCTTGCTGCCCGGTTCGGCCGTAAACTCACCGGGAAACTGGCCGGTCTCCAGGAGGCTACCGGGAATATCCGGCGGGAAAATCTCGAGTTCACCGTTGAACCAAGCGGTATCCGGGAGATCGATGATGTGCTGGCCTCGCTGGAACAGATGAAGGATGCCCTGCAGACTTCGCTGAAGCAGCAGTGGGAGCTGGAACGCTCCCGCAGAGAGCAGATTTCTGCATTGGCCCATGATATCAAAACTCCGCTTACGATCATCAGAGGGAATGCAGAGCTGCTGCAGGAGACAAGCCAGGATGAGACCCAGCGGGAGTATAACGGGTTCATTCTCAAAAGCGCAGAGGATATCGAAGCCTTCGTACAGGAGGTTATTGATCTGTCCAGCCTGCAGTCATCCGCAGTGCGGCAGCAATCGCCGGTTAACCTTAAAAATTTCGCAGGAGAATTGGAGCATCAGCTGAGGGCGCTTTCCACCGGCAAAGAGCTGAGTACCGGGGTCCGCGGAGATGAAGATATTCCGGAATGGATACGGATGGACAAGGAGCTGCTGCAGCGGGGAATTATAAATATATTGGCAAATGGTGTAGAGCATACGCCCCCGCAGGGAAGCGTAACCTTACTTATACGGAGGGATGCAGACTATGTTCATTTCACAGTTACGGATACGGGCCGCGGCTTCTCTCCTGCCGAGCTGAAAGAAGCTGCAGTCCAGTTCTACATGGGTGACCAGAGCCGGAGCTCCGGCAGCCATCACGGAATGGGCCTGTATATTGCCGAATCCGCTGCACAGCACCATGGCGGAACGCTGACCTTGGAGAATGCGGGACCCTCAGGCGGTGCAAAGGTTACCTTGAGCATTCCTGCTGCCGGAGACTGCAGCGGGCACTTGTGA
- a CDS encoding response regulator transcription factor, whose protein sequence is MAKILVVDDEPAILSLIRNALSTDRHLVTTLADSAKVQQMDLGSYDLILLDVMMPVIDGFTLCREIRASVDCPILFLTAKTLESDLMYGLGLGADDYILKPFGIGALRARIGAHLRREARERRNVLYLDNVVFNLSGKELHVHDNKIPLTKSEYEICEFLARSRGQVFSKEQIYERVFGLEGDSDASAITEHIKNIRAKLNKWDIEAIETIWGIGYKWKL, encoded by the coding sequence ATGGCAAAAATACTGGTGGTCGACGATGAACCCGCGATTCTGTCGCTGATCCGGAATGCGCTCAGCACAGACCGGCATCTGGTGACAACGCTGGCGGATTCAGCCAAAGTACAGCAGATGGATCTAGGCAGCTATGACCTTATTCTGCTCGATGTCATGATGCCGGTCATCGACGGCTTTACACTGTGCCGGGAGATCCGCGCTTCGGTGGATTGCCCGATTCTTTTTTTGACGGCCAAAACGCTGGAGAGCGATCTTATGTACGGCCTGGGACTGGGCGCAGACGATTATATTCTAAAGCCGTTCGGCATCGGTGCCCTGCGGGCCCGGATCGGCGCCCATCTCAGACGTGAAGCAAGGGAACGGCGGAATGTCCTGTACCTGGACAATGTGGTCTTCAACCTTTCGGGCAAAGAGCTCCATGTCCATGACAACAAAATACCGCTGACCAAAAGCGAATATGAAATTTGTGAGTTTCTGGCGCGCAGCCGGGGGCAGGTGTTTTCCAAGGAGCAGATTTATGAAAGGGTCTTTGGACTGGAGGGGGACAGTGACGCCAGCGCTATTACAGAGCATATCAAAAACATCCGCGCCAAGCTGAACAAATGGGACATAGAAGCTATTGAGACGATCTGGGGGATTGGATACAAGTGGAAGCTGTAA
- a CDS encoding lantibiotic immunity ABC transporter MutG family permease subunit has product MASITKLLSADLLKTRRTPFLLIHLLAPLTAAGLFLAYYSYSPWSSSSKILAFLQVLACALPTLIGLACAMAAEQEASAGRFQGMLALPGRKLAVYISKLLLLLLFGLGSLLLACLLFGAGFHQVLRQDGPGLLFYGNSALILSGSSIFLYLLHSFLSLRYGKGLSIGTGIVGSLVAALLLTGLGDGIWPFVPFAWGARFSSLWSVYTSGVTLSSSVSGLDAGIAACAAGTLLAAVLSCFWFLRWEGGSADN; this is encoded by the coding sequence ATGGCCTCTATAACGAAGCTTCTAAGCGCTGACCTGCTTAAGACCAGGCGCACTCCGTTTCTGCTGATCCACCTGCTGGCCCCGCTCACTGCAGCGGGATTATTCCTGGCGTATTATTCCTACTCCCCATGGAGTTCCAGCAGCAAGATTCTTGCCTTTTTACAGGTGCTGGCCTGCGCTCTCCCTACACTGATTGGACTGGCCTGCGCTATGGCTGCTGAGCAGGAGGCATCAGCCGGGAGGTTCCAGGGAATGCTGGCGCTGCCCGGCCGCAAACTTGCCGTTTATATAAGCAAGCTGCTGCTCCTGCTGCTGTTCGGCCTTGGCAGCCTCCTGCTGGCCTGCCTCCTGTTTGGAGCGGGCTTTCATCAAGTGCTGCGCCAGGACGGCCCCGGTCTGCTGTTCTATGGGAACAGTGCGCTGATTTTGTCCGGAAGCAGTATATTTCTCTATTTGCTGCACAGTTTTCTCAGCCTGCGTTATGGAAAGGGACTCTCCATCGGGACAGGGATCGTGGGGAGCCTTGTTGCAGCTCTGCTGCTTACCGGACTGGGCGATGGAATCTGGCCGTTCGTGCCTTTTGCCTGGGGGGCCCGTTTTTCTTCACTCTGGTCTGTTTATACTTCAGGTGTTACACTATCCTCTTCAGTATCAGGACTGGATGCAGGAATTGCAGCTTGTGCAGCAGGAACGCTTCTGGCTGCGGTCCTCTCCTGCTTCTGGTTTCTGCGCTGGGAAGGCGGATCTGCCGATAATTAG
- a CDS encoding lantibiotic immunity ABC transporter MutE/EpiE family permease subunit encodes MLWLAPVFTLLLCAFLMGGRFFQSGAYNWWYTMLLPGALTLACSLAVQKDARMKYRGILALPVDLRMIWAGKTAACAGWLLCILSVFFLGITAGGMLFGGTIPLQNSMAGSLLIFITFLWQIPLCLFLASRFGLFAAVLLNMFGNVLGVVTFDIGGLWDFMPYTLTFRLMCPVLFILPNGLPVPADSPLRDTGNILADVLVSLAWFGLLFFLTAHKFRRQEAK; translated from the coding sequence ATGCTTTGGCTTGCACCGGTGTTCACCCTGCTTCTCTGCGCCTTTCTTATGGGCGGACGTTTTTTTCAGAGCGGGGCTTATAACTGGTGGTATACCATGCTGCTCCCCGGGGCGCTGACGCTGGCCTGTTCCCTGGCTGTACAAAAGGATGCCCGGATGAAGTACCGCGGAATACTGGCGCTGCCGGTGGATCTGCGGATGATCTGGGCCGGCAAAACCGCCGCGTGCGCCGGATGGCTCCTATGCATCCTATCGGTATTCTTCCTGGGCATTACCGCCGGAGGGATGCTGTTCGGCGGCACCATTCCGCTTCAGAACAGTATGGCCGGCAGCCTCCTGATCTTCATCACGTTTCTGTGGCAGATTCCGTTATGCCTGTTCCTGGCTTCACGCTTCGGACTTTTCGCTGCTGTACTGCTTAATATGTTCGGCAATGTTCTGGGTGTCGTTACCTTCGATATTGGCGGACTGTGGGATTTCATGCCTTATACCCTTACGTTCCGGCTGATGTGCCCGGTGCTCTTCATCCTGCCGAACGGACTGCCCGTACCGGCGGACAGTCCGCTGCGGGATACGGGGAACATTCTTGCGGATGTCCTGGTTTCCCTGGCATGGTTCGGATTGCTGTTCTTCCTTACGGCGCACAAGTTCCGCAGGCAGGAGGCGAAGTAA
- a CDS encoding lantibiotic protection ABC transporter ATP-binding protein, with translation MQDLILETKDLCKSFKQQPAVDKVSLAVPRNSVYGLLGPNGAGKSTTLKMVCGMLRPGSGSILFDGHAWTRKDLGGIGTLIESPPLYENLTARENLKVRTLALGLPESRIDETLAIVDLAHTGKKRAGQFSMGMKQRLGIAIALLNHPKLLILDEPTNGLDPIGIQELRELIRSFPRQGITVILSSHILSEVEQVVDQIGIIAGGALGYQGEVPHGEELEALFMQVAAGNRRAGDGHA, from the coding sequence ATGCAGGATTTAATTTTGGAAACGAAAGACCTCTGTAAAAGCTTCAAACAACAGCCGGCCGTGGACAAGGTATCGCTAGCCGTTCCCCGGAACTCGGTGTACGGCCTGCTCGGCCCGAACGGCGCAGGCAAATCAACAACCCTTAAAATGGTCTGCGGCATGCTGCGCCCCGGCTCCGGGAGCATCCTCTTTGACGGCCATGCCTGGACCCGGAAGGACCTGGGCGGAATTGGCACCCTCATTGAGTCGCCGCCGCTGTATGAGAATCTGACAGCCAGAGAGAATCTCAAGGTGCGTACCCTGGCGCTCGGATTGCCGGAGTCACGGATCGATGAAACGCTCGCTATCGTTGATCTGGCGCATACCGGCAAAAAACGCGCCGGACAGTTCTCCATGGGCATGAAGCAGCGGCTGGGCATTGCCATTGCACTGCTGAACCATCCGAAGCTGCTGATTCTGGACGAACCGACTAACGGGCTCGACCCCATTGGCATTCAGGAGCTGCGGGAGCTGATCCGTTCGTTCCCCCGGCAGGGCATTACTGTAATTCTGTCGAGTCACATTCTCTCTGAAGTCGAGCAGGTAGTGGACCAGATCGGCATTATTGCCGGCGGGGCTTTGGGCTATCAGGGAGAAGTTCCGCACGGCGAAGAACTTGAGGCATTGTTCATGCAGGTCGCTGCCGGGAACCGGAGGGCGGGTGACGGGCATGCTTAA
- a CDS encoding helix-turn-helix transcriptional regulator: MIFSERLKKEREKKGWSQAELAEKIHVSRQSVSKWETGKNYPSIEVIIDLSDLFGVTIDELLRSDAELKEKVIQDSRQLAHPKWKMLFDSVFLLGVFLLVIKIVIIALNYFAGTNILILEGLPKAVANFLPLVLMVVGGVGSDQLKDKYVTS, from the coding sequence ATGATTTTTAGTGAACGGCTGAAAAAGGAAAGAGAGAAGAAAGGCTGGTCCCAGGCGGAGCTCGCGGAAAAAATTCACGTCAGCCGGCAGTCTGTCTCCAAATGGGAGACCGGCAAAAACTATCCGAGTATCGAGGTCATCATTGATCTGAGCGACCTATTCGGGGTGACGATCGACGAACTGCTGAGGAGTGATGCAGAGTTGAAGGAGAAGGTTATACAGGACAGCAGGCAGCTGGCACATCCAAAATGGAAGATGCTGTTTGACAGTGTGTTTTTATTAGGCGTTTTTTTGCTGGTCATCAAGATTGTGATCATCGCTCTGAATTATTTTGCCGGGACAAATATTCTCATACTCGAAGGACTGCCGAAGGCGGTGGCCAACTTTCTGCCGCTCGTTCTGATGGTAGTGGGCGGAGTGGGGAGTGACCAGCTGAAGGATAAGTATGTGACCTCGTAG
- a CDS encoding TetR/AcrR family transcriptional regulator — MAIDRKALILQAATKSFVQFGYKATTMEQVSKIANVGKGTIYTFFKTKDELFAEILDKASQELISVMNRVAAENNKFIDKLFNLLDSILEFRSDHELFVKLAQEVRDIGTVQAMEGVKQMEAYALDFLRQQIDLAIEQKEVKSCDSSVAAFMILRLYLALTTEWNRAHEPLNETLIKEHMMLFISNGILK, encoded by the coding sequence ATGGCTATCGACCGTAAAGCGCTGATTCTGCAGGCGGCAACGAAGTCTTTTGTGCAGTTCGGCTATAAAGCGACAACGATGGAGCAGGTATCCAAAATTGCGAATGTCGGAAAAGGGACGATTTATACCTTTTTTAAAACCAAAGATGAGCTGTTCGCAGAAATTCTGGACAAGGCCTCCCAGGAGCTGATTTCGGTAATGAACCGGGTGGCAGCGGAAAATAACAAGTTTATTGACAAGCTGTTCAATTTGCTCGATTCGATCTTAGAATTCCGTTCCGATCATGAATTATTCGTCAAGCTGGCGCAGGAGGTACGCGATATCGGTACGGTTCAGGCGATGGAAGGTGTGAAGCAGATGGAGGCTTATGCACTGGATTTTCTGAGACAGCAGATTGATCTGGCCATCGAACAGAAAGAAGTGAAGTCTTGTGATTCCAGCGTAGCGGCATTTATGATCCTCAGGCTGTATCTGGCGCTCACCACAGAATGGAACAGGGCGCATGAACCGCTGAATGAGACGCTCATTAAGGAGCATATGATGCTGTTCATCTCTAACGGGATTTTGAAGTAG